In Alloyangia pacifica, the following proteins share a genomic window:
- a CDS encoding cell division protein ZapA: protein MSQIEVEIPIGGRLFEVACQEGEEQYLQAAARMLDTEAQVLVGQIGRMPEARMLLMAGLMLADKTAGLEDRLRETEDRLREAEERMGAMAAEVRALRDAPPPEAERVEVPVIPRSLTEAMAELAARAEALAEAVEEKSAS from the coding sequence ATGTCGCAGATCGAAGTCGAGATCCCGATCGGCGGTCGCCTCTTCGAGGTCGCCTGCCAGGAGGGCGAAGAGCAATATCTTCAGGCCGCCGCGCGCATGCTGGACACCGAGGCGCAGGTGCTGGTCGGTCAGATCGGCCGCATGCCCGAGGCGCGTATGCTGCTGATGGCCGGGCTGATGCTGGCAGACAAGACCGCCGGCCTCGAGGATCGCCTGCGCGAGACCGAGGACCGGCTGCGCGAAGCCGAAGAGCGCATGGGCGCCATGGCCGCCGAGGTGCGCGCCCTGCGCGATGCCCCGCCGCCTGAAGCCGAGCGCGTCGAGGTGCCGGTGATCCCGCGCAGCCTGACCGAGGCCATGGCCGAGCTTGCCGCCCGCGCCGAGGCGCTGGCAGAGGCGGTCGAGGAAAAGAGCGCGTCCTGA
- the tkt gene encoding transketolase — translation MDISALKAKNPDHWTRACAIRALTLDAVTAANSGHSGMPIGMADVATVLYSKHLKFDAKNPTWADRDRFILSAGHGSMLLYSLLYLAGDEQITLDEVKNFRQWGARTAGHPENFHADAIETTTGPLGQGIATAVGFAMGEEILRARFGKKVVDHHTYVIAGDGCLMEGVSQEAITLAGRYSLGKLVVFWDNNGITIDGKVELSDKTDQVGRFRSAGWEVIEIDGHDPEAIDAAITAAKKSAQPTMIACKTHIALGHAAQDTSKGHGALTNAEQNTAAKENWGWAYGPFEVPAEVKSWWEEVGSRGAADRVEWEERFAALSDSRQKEFTRQQDGDAPKKLSAVIRALKKQVSEEGPKVATRKSSEMVLEVVNPIMPETVGGSADLTGSNNTKTGDLGVFDVDSRKGRYVYWGIREHGMAAAMNGMALHGGLRPYGGTFMAFTDYARPAMRLAALMQIPTVFVMTHDSIGLGEDGPTHQPVEHLAISRATPNTLVFRPADTVETAEAWEVALTQKGTPSVLSLTRQNLPTVRREHKTNNLTSKGAYVLAEAEGKRQVILIATGSEVEIALAARDALQAEGIGTRVVSMPCMELFAQQDEAYRKRVLPAGPVRVGIEAATRLGGWDRWLLGERGREAKQAFVGMDSFGASAPAEVLYEKFGITAENVVGQAKALL, via the coding sequence GTGGACATTTCTGCACTCAAAGCCAAGAACCCCGACCACTGGACCCGCGCCTGCGCCATCCGCGCGCTGACGCTGGACGCGGTCACCGCTGCAAATTCCGGCCACTCCGGCATGCCCATCGGCATGGCCGACGTGGCCACAGTGCTTTACTCCAAGCACCTGAAGTTCGACGCCAAGAACCCGACCTGGGCGGACCGCGACCGGTTCATCCTCTCGGCTGGCCATGGCTCGATGCTGCTTTACTCGCTGCTCTATCTCGCGGGTGACGAACAGATCACCCTCGATGAGGTGAAAAACTTCCGCCAGTGGGGCGCCCGCACCGCCGGCCACCCCGAGAACTTCCACGCCGATGCCATCGAGACCACCACCGGTCCACTCGGCCAGGGCATCGCCACCGCCGTCGGCTTCGCCATGGGCGAAGAGATCCTGCGTGCCCGCTTCGGCAAGAAGGTCGTGGACCACCACACCTATGTCATCGCCGGCGACGGCTGCCTGATGGAGGGCGTGAGCCAGGAGGCGATCACCCTCGCCGGCCGCTACAGCCTCGGCAAGCTCGTGGTCTTCTGGGACAACAACGGCATCACCATCGACGGCAAGGTCGAACTGTCGGACAAGACCGACCAAGTTGGCCGCTTCCGCTCGGCTGGCTGGGAAGTCATCGAGATCGACGGCCATGATCCCGAGGCGATCGACGCGGCCATCACCGCAGCAAAGAAGAGCGCCCAGCCGACGATGATCGCCTGCAAGACGCATATCGCGCTTGGCCACGCGGCGCAGGACACCTCCAAGGGTCACGGCGCGCTGACCAACGCCGAGCAGAACACCGCGGCGAAAGAGAACTGGGGCTGGGCCTATGGCCCGTTCGAAGTGCCCGCCGAGGTGAAGAGCTGGTGGGAAGAGGTCGGCAGCCGCGGCGCAGCCGACCGCGTCGAGTGGGAAGAGCGCTTTGCCGCCCTGTCGGACAGCCGGCAGAAGGAATTCACCCGCCAGCAGGACGGCGACGCGCCGAAGAAGCTCTCGGCGGTGATCCGCGCGCTGAAGAAGCAGGTCTCGGAAGAAGGCCCGAAGGTCGCCACCCGCAAGAGTTCGGAGATGGTGCTCGAGGTGGTCAACCCGATCATGCCCGAGACCGTGGGCGGCTCGGCCGACCTCACCGGCTCGAACAACACCAAGACCGGTGACCTCGGTGTCTTCGATGTGGATAGCCGCAAAGGCCGCTACGTCTACTGGGGCATCCGCGAGCACGGCATGGCCGCGGCGATGAACGGCATGGCGCTGCACGGCGGGCTGCGCCCCTATGGCGGCACTTTCATGGCCTTCACCGATTACGCGCGCCCGGCGATGCGCCTCGCCGCGTTGATGCAGATCCCGACGGTCTTCGTGATGACCCACGATTCCATCGGCCTCGGCGAGGACGGCCCGACGCACCAGCCGGTCGAGCATCTGGCGATCAGCCGCGCGACCCCGAACACGCTGGTGTTCCGCCCCGCGGACACCGTCGAGACCGCGGAAGCCTGGGAAGTGGCGCTGACGCAGAAAGGCACGCCCTCGGTGCTGTCGCTGACCCGTCAGAACCTGCCGACCGTGCGCCGCGAGCACAAGACGAACAACCTGACCTCGAAAGGCGCCTATGTGCTCGCCGAGGCAGAGGGTAAGCGCCAGGTGATCCTGATCGCCACCGGCTCGGAGGTCGAGATCGCGCTCGCCGCGCGCGACGCGCTGCAGGCCGAGGGCATTGGCACCCGCGTCGTCTCCATGCCCTGCATGGAGCTCTTCGCACAGCAGGACGAGGCTTACCGCAAGCGCGTTCTGCCGGCCGGCCCGGTCCGCGTCGGCATCGAGGCGGCAACCCGCCTCGGCGGCTGGGACCGCTGGCTGCTCGGCGAACGCGGCCGCGAAGCGAAACAGGCGTTTGTCGGCATGGACAGCTTCGGCGCCTCGGCCCCGGCAGAGGTTCTTTACGAGAAGTTCGGAATCACTGCGGAGAACGTCGTCGGACAGGCCAAGGCTCTGCTCTGA
- a CDS encoding mechanosensitive ion channel family protein, with protein sequence MEDELSQIGQQVADISELDQLEQQVADFSETVEAIIPVLPGWVMPTAVLGVAFMVGVLAFRLVFGLLTRMVEKRELFWRSLVSRTRRPLRMGLVVFFLAIGVAVAPLDATWRDLAQHALLIAFIVLVAWVVHTALHIWTTVRLRKFSLDAEDNFLARKHVTQSRILVRLTGWLILIVTISAILMTFPGVRQWGVSLLASAGAAGIVVGFAFQPVLKNLIAGIQLAITQPIRIDDAVIVEGEWGWIEEITGTYVVIKIWDWRRLIVPLSYFIEQPFQNWTRDGSSLIGGVLLYLDHCADIGRIREKMTEICRESELWDGNVCHLQVNDFRERVMEIRILASARNAPRTYDLRCEIREKLITWIQREMPEALPRTRETVSVDAANSVRAPGIEVVGG encoded by the coding sequence ATGGAAGACGAACTCAGCCAGATCGGCCAGCAGGTGGCCGACATCTCCGAGCTCGACCAGCTCGAACAGCAGGTGGCGGACTTTTCGGAGACGGTCGAGGCGATCATCCCTGTGTTGCCGGGTTGGGTGATGCCCACGGCGGTGCTCGGGGTGGCCTTCATGGTCGGGGTGCTGGCGTTCCGGCTGGTCTTCGGCCTGCTGACCCGGATGGTGGAGAAGCGCGAACTCTTCTGGCGCAGCCTCGTGTCGCGCACCCGCCGTCCGCTGCGCATGGGTCTGGTGGTGTTCTTCCTGGCCATAGGCGTGGCGGTGGCGCCGCTCGATGCGACGTGGCGCGACCTCGCGCAGCACGCGCTGCTGATCGCCTTCATCGTGCTGGTGGCCTGGGTGGTGCACACCGCGCTGCACATCTGGACGACGGTGCGGCTTAGGAAATTCTCGCTCGATGCCGAGGACAATTTCCTGGCGCGCAAGCACGTCACGCAGAGCCGCATCCTCGTGCGTCTTACCGGCTGGCTGATCCTCATCGTCACCATCTCGGCGATCCTGATGACCTTTCCGGGGGTCCGCCAGTGGGGCGTGTCGCTTCTGGCCTCGGCGGGGGCGGCGGGCATCGTGGTGGGCTTTGCCTTCCAGCCGGTGCTGAAGAACCTGATCGCCGGCATCCAGCTTGCCATCACCCAGCCGATCCGCATCGACGACGCGGTTATCGTCGAGGGCGAATGGGGCTGGATCGAGGAGATCACCGGCACCTATGTGGTGATCAAGATCTGGGACTGGCGGCGGCTGATCGTGCCGCTGAGCTACTTCATCGAACAGCCCTTCCAGAACTGGACGCGGGACGGATCGTCGCTGATCGGCGGGGTGCTGCTCTATCTCGACCATTGCGCCGACATCGGCCGGATCCGCGAGAAGATGACCGAGATCTGCCGCGAGAGCGAACTTTGGGACGGCAACGTGTGCCATCTGCAGGTGAACGACTTCCGCGAGCGTGTGATGGAGATCCGCATCCTCGCCTCGGCGCGCAACGCGCCGCGCACCTATGACCTGCGCTGCGAGATTCGCGAGAAGCTGATCACCTGGATCCAGCGCGAGATGCCCGAGGCGCTGCCGCGGACCCGCGAGACCGTCTCGGTGGACGCGGCCAACAGCGTCAGGGCGCCTGGGATCGAGGTCGTGGGGGGATGA
- a CDS encoding DMT family transporter, translated as MDTLRAIALMVLGMALLALSDAFIKLSTLQAPSGQVMMAIGLGGCCVFLILARLKKLPLRRADALHPRVLLRNLFEMVGGLGMIVGLTYIPLSVMAAIMQTAPLAVTLGAALFLGETVGWRRWTAIGVGLVGMLMVIRPFGAEFTGWEIFAVVGVIGLAARDLVTRTLPAALPSIVVSAWGMVSIAPVGLVLLIVSGRAPVFTLPAVAPMLAAVAVTAAGYLAVTNAMRMAEVAAVSPFRYTRLIFTASLGMLIFGERPDGWTFAGAALILAAGLYTFVREHRLARARQRDVTRGL; from the coding sequence ATGGACACCCTCCGCGCCATCGCCCTGATGGTGCTTGGCATGGCGTTGCTGGCTCTCAGCGACGCCTTCATCAAGCTGTCGACGCTGCAGGCGCCCTCCGGTCAGGTCATGATGGCCATCGGGCTTGGCGGCTGCTGCGTCTTCCTGATCCTCGCCCGGCTCAAGAAGCTGCCGCTGCGCCGCGCCGATGCGCTGCATCCGCGCGTGCTTTTGCGCAACCTCTTCGAAATGGTCGGCGGGCTCGGGATGATCGTCGGGCTGACCTACATCCCGCTTTCGGTGATGGCGGCGATCATGCAGACCGCGCCGCTGGCGGTGACACTGGGCGCGGCGCTGTTCCTTGGCGAGACGGTCGGCTGGCGCCGCTGGACGGCGATAGGTGTCGGTCTTGTCGGCATGCTCATGGTGATCCGCCCCTTCGGCGCGGAATTTACCGGCTGGGAGATCTTCGCCGTCGTGGGTGTGATTGGCCTTGCCGCGCGGGATCTGGTGACCCGCACGTTGCCCGCCGCGCTGCCTTCGATCGTCGTCTCGGCCTGGGGCATGGTGTCGATCGCGCCCGTAGGCCTCGTGCTGCTGATCGTCTCGGGCCGCGCCCCGGTCTTCACCCTGCCCGCCGTGGCGCCGATGCTGGCCGCTGTGGCCGTCACCGCGGCCGGCTATCTCGCGGTGACCAACGCCATGCGCATGGCCGAGGTCGCGGCGGTCTCGCCCTTCCGCTACACCCGGCTGATCTTTACCGCGAGCCTTGGCATGCTGATCTTCGGCGAGCGCCCCGACGGCTGGACCTTCGCCGGCGCCGCGCTCATCCTCGCCGCCGGGCTCTACACCTTCGTGCGCGAGCACCGGCTGGCCCGCGCGCGGCAGCGGGACGTCACCCGGGGGCTCTGA
- the malQ gene encoding 4-alpha-glucanotransferase, whose translation MSELDARAEQAGILGEYRDLYGAWHSTPIETKAALLAAMGLDGDAPLNVRDLPKWHVCSHGEPPSLGVPGAWQITLEDGRGIEGEGRLPALPLGRHRLESRGEICWLLSAPPRLPLPERDWGLMVPLACLRPAAQGGIGSFDDLAVVAEGAAAQGAGFLGINPIHAGFHVADAGGFSPYTPSHRRRLSPLYLPTDTAATPGPLVDFATETPARLAALEAEFHNAPPGPGFDAWLRHEGAELQRFALHQALSEKLGAYWDAWEAPYQDPASPEVARAARELAERVRFHAWLQYAAEGAVTTAQRRAQAAGMTHGLYLDLAVGTHPHGAETWTDRASFATGASLGAPPDAFAPQGQNWCLAPFNPVVLEETGFEALALTLRQQLRFCGMLRIDHIIGFERAYWVPDADGLPGAYVQMPREAMFAVARIEAARCGGVIIGEDLGVIPDGLHHAMDESGLVGCRLACFEHRGDPPEFKRPEDYDEAVIASFTTHDLPTWKGWRAGREIDIRERIGLTPPEHAQGMRDWRGREIAGFDWLSGQFRGDLSPEAPEAMFHVLAATRSRLVAVQVEDLLDSDVQPNLPGTVREHPNWRQRLPFGPQEIANTPVLANAARIMEASGRRRHS comes from the coding sequence ATGAGCGAGCTCGACGCCCGCGCGGAACAGGCCGGGATCCTCGGCGAATACCGCGACCTCTACGGCGCGTGGCACAGCACCCCGATCGAGACCAAGGCGGCGCTGCTCGCGGCCATGGGTTTGGACGGCGACGCGCCGCTGAACGTGCGCGACCTGCCCAAGTGGCACGTCTGCAGCCACGGCGAGCCGCCCTCTCTGGGTGTGCCCGGGGCCTGGCAGATCACACTCGAGGATGGCCGCGGGATCGAGGGCGAAGGCCGCCTGCCCGCCCTGCCGTTGGGGCGGCACCGGCTCGAATCCCGCGGCGAGATCTGCTGGCTGCTCAGCGCGCCGCCGCGCCTACCGCTGCCCGAACGCGATTGGGGGCTGATGGTGCCTCTGGCCTGCCTGCGCCCCGCGGCGCAGGGCGGCATCGGCAGCTTCGACGATCTCGCGGTGGTGGCCGAGGGCGCCGCCGCGCAGGGCGCGGGGTTCCTCGGCATCAACCCCATTCACGCAGGTTTTCACGTGGCCGATGCCGGCGGCTTCAGCCCCTACACGCCGTCGCACCGCCGCCGGCTCTCGCCGCTTTACCTGCCCACCGACACGGCCGCCACGCCCGGCCCTCTGGTGGATTTCGCCACCGAGACGCCGGCCCGGCTCGCCGCGCTCGAGGCAGAGTTCCACAACGCCCCGCCCGGCCCCGGTTTCGACGCCTGGCTGCGGCACGAGGGGGCGGAACTGCAACGCTTTGCCCTGCACCAGGCGCTGTCGGAAAAGCTGGGCGCCTATTGGGATGCCTGGGAGGCGCCGTATCAGGATCCGGCCAGCCCCGAGGTCGCGCGGGCCGCGCGCGAGCTGGCCGAGCGGGTCCGATTCCATGCCTGGCTGCAATATGCGGCCGAGGGCGCCGTTACCACAGCGCAGCGCCGCGCGCAGGCCGCGGGCATGACCCATGGGCTCTACCTTGACCTTGCCGTCGGCACCCACCCGCATGGCGCCGAGACATGGACCGACCGCGCCAGCTTTGCCACCGGCGCCAGCCTCGGCGCGCCGCCCGATGCCTTTGCGCCACAAGGGCAGAACTGGTGTCTGGCACCGTTCAACCCGGTGGTGCTGGAGGAGACCGGCTTCGAAGCCCTCGCCCTCACCCTCCGCCAGCAGCTCCGCTTCTGCGGTATGCTGCGCATCGACCATATCATCGGCTTCGAGCGCGCCTATTGGGTGCCCGACGCGGACGGGCTGCCCGGCGCCTACGTGCAGATGCCCCGCGAGGCAATGTTCGCCGTCGCGCGCATCGAAGCGGCGCGCTGCGGCGGGGTGATCATCGGCGAAGACCTTGGCGTCATCCCCGACGGGCTGCACCACGCGATGGACGAAAGCGGCCTGGTGGGCTGTCGCCTCGCCTGCTTTGAACACCGTGGCGATCCCCCCGAGTTCAAGCGCCCCGAGGATTACGACGAGGCAGTCATCGCCAGTTTCACCACCCACGATCTGCCCACCTGGAAGGGCTGGCGCGCCGGTCGCGAAATCGACATCCGTGAGCGCATCGGCCTCACTCCGCCCGAGCACGCGCAGGGCATGCGCGACTGGCGCGGGCGCGAGATCGCGGGCTTCGACTGGCTCAGCGGGCAGTTCCGCGGCGATCTTTCCCCCGAGGCGCCCGAGGCGATGTTCCACGTTCTCGCCGCCACCCGCTCCCGGCTGGTCGCCGTCCAGGTCGAGGACCTGCTGGACAGCGACGTGCAGCCCAACCTCCCGGGCACCGTCCGGGAGCATCCCAACTGGCGGCAGCGCCTGCCTTTCGGTCCGCAAGAGATTGCAAATACACCCGTTCTTGCCAATGCCGCCCGGATCATGGAAGCATCCGGGAGAAGGAGACATTCATGA
- the eno gene encoding phosphopyruvate hydratase, translated as MSIIIDIHAREILDSRGNPTVEVDVTLEDGTMGRAAVPSGASTGVHEAVEKRDGDKARYMGKGVLEAVAAVNGEIAETIVGFDATEQLAIDMAMIELDGTDNKGRLGANAILGVSLAVAKAAAEFTGQPLYRYVGGTSARVLPVPMMNIINGGEHADNPIDIQEFMIMPVSATSIGEAVRMGSEIFHTLKKELSAAGMSTGLGDEGGFAPELASTKDALDFILKSIEKAGYKPGEDIYLALDCASTEYFKDGKYEMKGEGLSLSSAQNVDYLAKLCEDYPIISIEDGCAEDDWEGWKLLTEKLGASVQLVGDDLFVTNPERLAMGIDQGVANSMLVKVNQIGTLSETLKAVDMAHRARYTNVMSHRSGETEDATIADLAVATNCGQIKTGSLARSDRLAKYNQLIRIEEMLGEAAEYAGRSILKR; from the coding sequence ATGAGCATCATCATCGACATTCACGCCCGCGAGATCCTCGACAGCCGGGGCAACCCCACCGTCGAAGTCGACGTCACGCTGGAAGACGGCACCATGGGCCGCGCCGCGGTGCCCTCGGGCGCCTCGACCGGCGTGCACGAGGCCGTGGAAAAGCGCGACGGCGACAAGGCGCGCTACATGGGCAAGGGCGTGCTCGAGGCGGTGGCCGCAGTCAACGGCGAGATCGCCGAAACCATCGTCGGCTTTGACGCCACCGAGCAGCTGGCCATCGACATGGCGATGATCGAGCTCGACGGCACCGACAACAAGGGCCGGCTCGGCGCCAACGCCATCCTCGGCGTGTCGCTCGCCGTGGCCAAGGCGGCGGCAGAGTTCACCGGCCAGCCGCTCTATCGCTACGTCGGCGGCACCTCGGCGCGCGTCCTGCCGGTGCCGATGATGAACATCATCAACGGCGGCGAGCATGCCGACAACCCGATCGACATTCAGGAATTCATGATCATGCCGGTCTCGGCGACCAGCATCGGCGAAGCCGTGCGCATGGGCTCCGAGATCTTCCACACGCTGAAGAAGGAACTCTCGGCGGCGGGCATGTCGACCGGTCTCGGCGACGAGGGCGGCTTTGCGCCCGAGCTGGCCTCGACCAAGGACGCGCTCGACTTCATCCTGAAATCCATCGAGAAGGCCGGCTACAAGCCCGGAGAGGACATCTACCTCGCGCTCGACTGCGCCTCGACCGAATACTTCAAGGACGGCAAGTATGAGATGAAGGGCGAAGGCCTCTCGCTCAGCTCCGCCCAGAACGTCGACTACCTTGCCAAGCTCTGCGAAGACTACCCGATCATCTCGATCGAGGACGGCTGCGCCGAGGATGACTGGGAAGGCTGGAAGCTGCTGACCGAGAAACTCGGCGCATCGGTTCAGCTGGTCGGCGACGATCTCTTCGTCACCAACCCCGAGCGCCTTGCCATGGGCATCGATCAGGGCGTGGCCAACTCCATGCTGGTCAAGGTCAACCAGATCGGCACCCTGTCCGAGACGCTGAAGGCCGTCGATATGGCTCACCGCGCGCGTTACACCAACGTGATGTCGCACCGCTCGGGCGAGACCGAGGATGCCACCATCGCCGACCTCGCTGTCGCCACCAACTGCGGCCAGATCAAGACCGGCTCGCTGGCCCGCTCAGACCGGCTCGCCAAGTACAACCAACTGATCCGCATCGAGGAAATGCTGGGCGAAGCGGCGGAATACGCCGGCCGCTCGATCCTCAAGCGCTGA
- a CDS encoding alpha-D-glucose phosphate-specific phosphoglucomutase, with translation MTHIRTVPTEPIEGQKPGTSGLRKKTPVFQSHHYLENFIQSIWDGIGGVEGKTLVLGGDGRHFNSQAAQVVLRMAAASGAKKVIVGERALLSTPAASNLIRKRGADGGIILSASHNPGGPEGDFGVKYNAGNGGPAPESITDKIFEATKTINEFHILDSQDVGLAGTGSVMLGDMEIEIVDPVADYAELMKEIFDFDAIHALFRSGFTMRFDAMHAVTGPYARMILEEELGAGPGTVINAIPLPDFGKGHPDPNPIWAKTLMDEMMGDHAPDFGAASDGDGDRNMIVGKHCYVTPSDSLAVLAANATLVPAYADGLKGVARSMPTSGAVDRVAERLGIDCYATPTGWKFFGNLLDAGRATLCGEESAGTGSDHVREKDGLWAVLFWLNVLAKKHCSVAELMEAHWQEYGRNYYSRHDYEGVDSDAANGLMDHVREQLGVLPGNEVAGMKVTSAEEFAYDDPVDGSRAEKQGLQIGFEGGSRLVLRLSGTGTEGATLRVYLEKVETDPAKFALDPQVALAPVIAAAEAIAGIKTRTGRDAPDVIT, from the coding sequence ATGACGCATATCCGTACCGTACCCACCGAGCCGATCGAGGGGCAGAAGCCGGGCACGTCCGGCCTGCGCAAGAAGACACCCGTCTTCCAGAGCCACCACTATCTCGAGAATTTCATTCAAAGCATCTGGGACGGCATCGGCGGGGTCGAGGGGAAAACCCTCGTGCTCGGCGGTGACGGGCGGCACTTCAATTCGCAGGCGGCGCAGGTCGTGCTGCGCATGGCCGCGGCCAGCGGCGCCAAGAAGGTGATCGTCGGCGAGCGCGCGCTGCTTTCGACCCCGGCGGCCTCGAACTTGATCCGCAAACGCGGCGCTGACGGCGGGATCATCCTGTCGGCCAGCCACAACCCCGGCGGCCCCGAGGGCGACTTTGGCGTGAAGTACAACGCCGGCAACGGCGGCCCCGCGCCCGAGAGCATCACCGACAAGATCTTCGAGGCGACGAAGACCATCAACGAATTCCACATCCTCGACAGCCAGGACGTCGGCCTTGCTGGCACCGGCAGCGTCATGCTCGGCGATATGGAGATCGAGATCGTCGATCCCGTCGCAGATTATGCCGAGCTGATGAAGGAGATCTTCGACTTCGACGCGATCCACGCGCTGTTCCGCTCCGGCTTCACCATGCGCTTCGATGCGATGCACGCGGTCACCGGCCCCTACGCCCGGATGATCCTTGAAGAAGAGCTCGGCGCCGGCCCAGGCACGGTGATCAACGCCATCCCGCTGCCCGACTTCGGCAAGGGTCACCCGGATCCCAACCCGATCTGGGCCAAAACCCTCATGGACGAGATGATGGGCGATCATGCGCCCGATTTCGGCGCCGCCTCGGATGGCGACGGCGACCGCAACATGATCGTCGGCAAACACTGCTACGTCACCCCCTCGGACAGCCTCGCGGTTCTGGCCGCCAACGCCACGCTGGTTCCGGCCTATGCCGATGGTCTAAAGGGCGTCGCACGCTCCATGCCGACCTCGGGCGCGGTGGACCGGGTCGCCGAGAGGCTCGGCATCGATTGCTACGCCACGCCCACCGGTTGGAAGTTCTTCGGCAACCTGCTCGACGCCGGCCGCGCCACGCTCTGCGGCGAGGAAAGCGCCGGCACCGGCTCGGACCACGTGCGCGAGAAGGACGGGCTCTGGGCGGTGCTCTTCTGGCTTAATGTGCTGGCCAAGAAGCACTGCTCGGTCGCCGAACTGATGGAGGCGCACTGGCAGGAGTACGGTCGCAACTACTACTCCCGCCACGACTACGAGGGCGTCGACAGCGATGCGGCGAACGGGCTGATGGATCACGTGCGCGAACAGCTTGGCGTGCTGCCGGGCAACGAGGTCGCGGGAATGAAGGTCACCTCCGCCGAGGAATTCGCCTACGACGATCCGGTCGACGGCTCCCGCGCTGAGAAGCAGGGCCTGCAGATCGGCTTCGAGGGCGGCTCACGGCTTGTGCTGCGCCTCTCGGGGACCGGGACCGAGGGGGCGACCCTGCGCGTCTACCTCGAGAAGGTCGAGACGGACCCGGCGAAATTCGCGCTCGATCCGCAGGTCGCCCTGGCGCCGGTGATCGCCGCCGCCGAGGCCATCGCGGGCATCAAGACACGCACCGGACGCGACGCGCCCGACGTCATCACCTGA